The Methyloferula stellata AR4 genome includes a window with the following:
- a CDS encoding Ku protein gives MAPRAIWKGYLKVGELVCPVALHTAVSASERVSLHMLNRETGHRLQRQFVDRDTGKEVERDEQVKGYEVGPEDYVTLEPDEIAAAIPESDKTLAVDSFIPCDQVDDLYFDRPYYLSPSGAGADKAYAVLREGLRKKKVVALASAILFRRVRTVLIRAHDQGLVATTLNFDYEVRSAAEAFDTVPAIKIKKDMLDLARHIIETKKGTFDPSTFDDKYEVALVELVHAKMEGREIKAPKAPPRGKVIDLMEALRQSAGAKAKTSTKTAAKKKTAQRKTATRKAAQRKAS, from the coding sequence GTGGCGCCGCGTGCGATTTGGAAGGGCTATCTGAAGGTCGGCGAGCTCGTCTGCCCCGTGGCACTTCACACCGCGGTCTCGGCTTCCGAGCGCGTTTCCCTACACATGCTGAATCGCGAGACCGGCCATCGGCTCCAGCGGCAATTCGTCGATCGCGATACCGGCAAGGAGGTCGAGCGCGACGAACAGGTAAAGGGCTATGAGGTCGGCCCGGAGGATTACGTCACCCTCGAACCCGACGAGATCGCCGCCGCCATTCCCGAAAGCGACAAGACGCTTGCCGTCGATTCCTTTATCCCTTGCGATCAGGTCGACGATCTTTATTTCGACCGGCCCTATTATCTGAGCCCGTCCGGCGCGGGCGCCGACAAAGCCTATGCGGTCCTGCGCGAGGGCTTGCGCAAGAAGAAAGTCGTGGCTCTTGCGAGCGCCATTCTCTTCCGCCGCGTCCGCACCGTGCTCATCCGTGCTCATGATCAGGGCCTTGTCGCGACCACGCTGAATTTCGATTATGAAGTGCGATCGGCGGCGGAGGCCTTCGACACCGTTCCTGCGATCAAGATCAAGAAAGACATGCTCGATCTCGCGCGCCATATTATCGAAACCAAGAAGGGCACATTCGATCCCTCAACCTTCGACGACAAATACGAGGTCGCTTTGGTTGAGCTCGTGCATGCCAAAATGGAAGGCCGCGAGATCAAGGCACCGAAGGCACCGCCGCGCGGCAAAGTAATCGACCTCATGGAAGCTTTGCGCCAAAGCGCCGGAGCGAAAGCCAAGACCAGCACGAAGACGGCGGCAAAGAAAAAGACGGCGCAACGCAAGACCGCCACGCGGAAAGCGGCGCAGCGCAAGGCAAGCTGA
- a CDS encoding DUF72 domain-containing protein, with product MKQSGSISIGISGWTYAPWRGSFYPKGLPQSQELAYASRLFRAIEINGTFYGLQTPEAFHRWAEETPEDFTFAVKAPRFITHIRRLNEPAVPLANFMASGILRPGPKLGPILWQFPPNFRFDAEKLEAFLKLLPHDSEAAAACAKRHDNRLKARAFARIDAKRRLRHAIEIRHESFRDKAFINLLRQYDVALVCADTVEWPRLMDLTSDFVHCRLHGSQELYRSGYGDKALDDWAARVRAWSQGKPMHDGCFAETKRVKAMKRDLYLFFDNTDKLRATRDAKTLMKKLDLFEEDEKRHAHAI from the coding sequence ATGAAACAGTCTGGCTCGATCAGCATCGGGATTTCCGGCTGGACCTATGCGCCCTGGCGCGGCTCGTTTTACCCGAAAGGTCTGCCGCAAAGCCAAGAGCTTGCCTATGCGAGCCGGCTGTTTCGCGCTATCGAGATCAATGGGACATTTTACGGCCTGCAAACGCCGGAGGCTTTTCACCGCTGGGCCGAAGAAACACCGGAGGATTTCACCTTCGCGGTGAAGGCGCCGCGCTTCATTACCCATATCCGCCGCTTGAACGAACCAGCCGTGCCGCTCGCAAATTTCATGGCGTCGGGCATTTTGCGGCCCGGTCCGAAGCTCGGACCGATCCTCTGGCAATTTCCGCCGAACTTCCGTTTCGATGCGGAGAAGCTTGAGGCTTTCCTCAAGCTTTTGCCGCACGACTCCGAAGCAGCCGCGGCTTGCGCCAAGCGCCATGACAATAGACTCAAGGCCCGGGCCTTTGCGCGCATCGATGCCAAAAGGCGGCTGCGTCATGCGATCGAAATCCGCCACGAGAGTTTCCGCGACAAGGCCTTCATAAATCTGCTGCGCCAATATGATGTTGCGCTTGTTTGCGCCGATACAGTCGAATGGCCGCGTTTGATGGATCTCACATCAGATTTCGTCCATTGCCGCCTGCATGGATCGCAGGAGCTTTATCGCAGCGGTTATGGCGATAAGGCGCTCGATGATTGGGCCGCGCGTGTCCGCGCCTGGTCGCAAGGCAAGCCTATGCATGACGGTTGTTTCGCCGAAACCAAGCGGGTCAAGGCCATGAAGCGCGACCTGTATCTCTTCTTCGACAATACCGACAAATTGCGCGCGACGCGCGACGCGAAAACCTTGATGAAGAAGCTCGACCTTTTCGAAGAAGATGAAAAGCGTCACGCGCATGCGATTTGA
- the ligD gene encoding DNA ligase D — MALETYRKKRNFEVTSEPRGHKARAAGHHYLIQKHAARRLHYDLRLEMDGVLKSWAVTRGPSLVPGEKRLAVHVEDHPLDYGSFEGTIPKGEYGGGTVLLWDKGSWTPIGDEHKAYQKGHLEFELHGEKLHGRWHLVRMHGKPGEKHENWLLIKGEDAEARTEKDPDILEEHPESVKTGRDLADISTEAPGWSSKTGKIAKPRARKPAQAKAAAAAPAKRTRKAAEPMEGARPAPLPEFVEPALATLVGKAPAGKRYVHEIKFDGYRLQVRIDKGKVKLLTRSGLDWTTRFGKKLLDAFKALPVSTALIDGELVVENDSGASSFSLLQADLADKKSDRFIFYAFDLLYLDGQDLRAAPLIARKEALQTIIASGSDPLRFSENFEAEGETILRHACRLSLEGLVSKLRDAPYHSGRSKDWLKSKCTARQEFVIGGYVVSTTSSKAIGSLVLGLFEDGKLRHVGRVGTGFSARVAADLFKKLAALKQDKSPFAGKLSADAVRGVQFVKPTLVAEIEFRAWTGDGNLRHASFRGLREDKPATEVVKEDAAQATPPPRRNSSVVLTHPDRLYWPEEGITKEGLANYYSEVWPRIAPFIAARPLSLLRCPDGVGKACFFQKHAWRGINKSIKLMQDPMDAKAEPFLVIDDLDGLIALVQAGVLEIHPWGAPLAALETPDTMIFDLDPAEGVSWEDIIAAAREIKDRLATVGLPSFVKTSGGKGLHVYVPLKPKAGWDEMKGFAKALAESMARDDPDKFISVATKAKRKGLIFVDYLRNGRGSTAVAPYSTRARPGAAVSMPLAWTELSETIGPAYFTIENAPVRLANLKSDPWGGFRAAEMPLPVAPKAKGKRAA; from the coding sequence ATGGCGCTCGAAACCTATCGCAAGAAGCGCAATTTCGAGGTGACCAGCGAGCCGCGCGGCCACAAGGCGCGGGCTGCCGGTCATCACTATCTCATTCAAAAACACGCGGCGCGCAGGCTTCACTATGATCTGCGCCTTGAAATGGATGGCGTGTTGAAGAGCTGGGCCGTCACGCGCGGCCCAAGCCTCGTGCCGGGCGAAAAGCGGCTCGCCGTGCATGTCGAAGATCATCCGCTAGACTATGGCAGCTTCGAAGGCACGATCCCGAAAGGCGAATATGGCGGCGGCACGGTGCTGCTCTGGGACAAGGGAAGCTGGACGCCGATCGGCGACGAACATAAAGCCTATCAGAAGGGCCATCTCGAATTCGAACTCCACGGCGAAAAACTGCATGGCCGTTGGCATCTCGTGCGCATGCATGGCAAGCCGGGCGAGAAGCACGAGAACTGGCTCTTGATCAAAGGCGAGGATGCCGAGGCGCGGACCGAGAAGGACCCGGATATTCTGGAAGAGCATCCGGAATCGGTGAAGACCGGCCGCGATCTCGCCGACATTTCGACAGAAGCGCCCGGCTGGTCGTCGAAGACTGGCAAGATCGCGAAGCCGCGTGCCCGCAAGCCGGCGCAGGCGAAAGCCGCCGCGGCTGCTCCCGCGAAGCGAACGCGTAAAGCGGCTGAGCCCATGGAGGGTGCAAGGCCCGCCCCCCTGCCCGAATTCGTCGAGCCTGCGCTCGCGACGCTCGTCGGCAAGGCGCCGGCCGGCAAACGCTATGTGCATGAGATCAAATTCGACGGCTATCGTCTTCAGGTGCGGATCGACAAAGGCAAGGTGAAACTTCTGACCCGCAGCGGGCTCGATTGGACCACGCGTTTTGGCAAAAAGCTGCTCGACGCTTTCAAGGCATTGCCTGTCTCCACTGCCTTGATCGACGGCGAGCTTGTCGTCGAAAACGACTCCGGCGCTTCGAGCTTTTCCTTGCTGCAGGCCGATCTCGCCGACAAGAAATCCGATCGCTTCATCTTCTATGCCTTCGATCTTCTCTATCTCGATGGGCAGGATCTGCGCGCCGCGCCGCTCATCGCGCGCAAAGAGGCTCTGCAAACAATCATCGCCAGCGGCTCTGACCCTTTGCGCTTCAGCGAGAATTTCGAAGCCGAAGGCGAGACGATTCTGCGCCACGCCTGCCGGCTCAGTCTCGAAGGCCTCGTCTCGAAATTACGCGATGCGCCCTATCATTCCGGCCGCTCGAAGGATTGGCTGAAATCCAAATGCACGGCGCGGCAGGAATTCGTCATCGGCGGCTATGTGGTCTCGACCACTTCGTCAAAGGCCATCGGCTCGCTGGTCCTCGGGCTTTTCGAGGACGGCAAACTGCGGCATGTCGGGCGTGTCGGCACGGGTTTTTCGGCGCGCGTCGCGGCCGATCTCTTTAAAAAACTCGCCGCTTTGAAGCAGGATAAAAGCCCCTTTGCCGGAAAGCTTTCCGCGGATGCGGTGCGTGGCGTGCAATTCGTTAAGCCCACTTTGGTCGCCGAAATCGAATTCCGTGCCTGGACGGGCGACGGCAATCTACGTCACGCTTCGTTCCGAGGCCTGCGCGAGGATAAGCCCGCCACCGAAGTGGTGAAAGAAGATGCGGCGCAGGCAACGCCGCCGCCGCGCCGGAACAGCAGCGTGGTACTGACCCATCCTGACCGGCTCTATTGGCCCGAGGAGGGCATCACCAAGGAAGGGCTCGCGAACTATTATTCCGAAGTCTGGCCGCGCATCGCACCCTTTATCGCAGCGCGACCGCTTTCTTTGCTGCGCTGTCCGGATGGCGTCGGCAAGGCCTGTTTCTTTCAAAAGCACGCGTGGCGCGGCATCAACAAATCGATCAAGCTGATGCAGGACCCGATGGACGCCAAGGCCGAACCCTTTCTCGTCATCGACGATCTCGACGGATTGATCGCGCTCGTGCAAGCCGGCGTGCTCGAAATTCATCCTTGGGGCGCGCCGCTGGCCGCGCTCGAGACGCCCGACACGATGATCTTCGATCTCGATCCGGCCGAAGGTGTCTCTTGGGAAGACATCATCGCCGCCGCGCGCGAGATCAAGGATCGATTGGCAACGGTTGGCCTGCCCTCTTTCGTCAAAACTTCCGGCGGCAAGGGCCTGCATGTCTATGTCCCTTTAAAGCCAAAGGCGGGTTGGGACGAGATGAAAGGCTTCGCCAAAGCGCTGGCCGAATCAATGGCGAGAGACGATCCAGACAAATTCATCTCTGTTGCGACCAAGGCGAAGCGCAAGGGGCTGATCTTCGTCGATTATCTGCGCAATGGGCGGGGCTCGACCGCGGTCGCGCCTTATTCGACGCGCGCGCGTCCCGGTGCCGCGGTCTCCATGCCGCTTGCCTGGACCGAGCTCAGTGAGACGATCGGTCCGGCCTATTTCACCATTGAAAACGCGCCGGTGCGTCTTGCCAATCTGAAGAGCGATCCGTGGGGCGGATTTCGCGCGGCCGAAATGCCGCTGCCGGTGGCGCCGAAGGCCAAGGGAAAACGGGCGGCTTAA
- a CDS encoding autotransporter outer membrane beta-barrel domain-containing protein, with amino-acid sequence MAACTSSADLLTLNCSGTLTTPITVYDPAAAFQPVNGSNSYTPVNPAFPAASNPNNPGYDPNPPTVTLNFDNTTVFNITTNSSASLADRGMVAANFSNTENPAVNNVVLNNAGSIGLTTSQISSSRLETIVADSQVNTFTVNNTGTISVTQNFFGTFNTSNLSVTSSGSPATYAAKYSGATLNDMAALYSDDNTSEFVINNAASGQLLATGNYATVYYGRADTTITNSGTIANTSWTPSDTIGTGHWAIATWAGTDYVTAPNTNPDSTVVLLNSDGSVTIQDTSATTITNNKTGVIKGDILALDITPTVYAAGIASGATFPLAISGSNAGPRDTNIQNFGEIDGNFYLGSGTHVIDNAQGATINGNFNVDQRASQASFATPNAGSAAGTYLSQGGTDFNGNACPTAGQDTTNPGCAGTHNVLATFVGGQSFTLTNEGTLNGDIIINDQPTSVNSITLTDTGFSGNIIALNGTGSNSLVLSGVSNLASVNNFSFLDLTTSQVTVTPNATTVTQGVSLVDGATLGTTIFGAGGTTAAPSTNLGSLAFVGGNASNTLTLQGATTIVPTFAGIARNGDVYQLASSVDSAGPITVQNTSALVNMRADTSTGALLLDASVMNPAAVPGISKAGGATLANLLGSSGSNPALQALGGAVESLTSLNDVRNAGEQLRPDVSGATIQVPIDITYAFQSQIGSRLDSLFFGALAAQQGRSADYSPPRAPVIIEPYNGVWVNGLGANTQQHTVDAVAGYRADTGGFIAGYDRLFQNTIRLGGAFGYATSEINNSVLLGNRESLQTYQGLVYGQLVLPQGYVNGSFGVGNLEYNTKRTINFPGFADVASASYGGMIYSGRLDAGYPVVTSLGIFVPVAAVTYAHVDQDAYTELSAAGSGLTIAKQSTDSVRSGLGLKAIFPFYASATFGAALETRAVWQHEFENTAQSISAGFVGGDGSFLTTGPTPTRDMADLGAALRLSLPRIGDSLSVSYNAIVRQSYVEQVGMLRARVDF; translated from the coding sequence ATGGCGGCTTGCACATCTTCAGCCGATCTGCTGACTCTGAATTGCAGCGGAACGCTGACGACGCCTATTACAGTCTATGATCCGGCCGCAGCGTTTCAGCCGGTTAATGGCAGCAATAGTTATACGCCGGTAAACCCGGCTTTTCCCGCCGCCAGCAACCCGAATAACCCGGGCTACGATCCGAACCCGCCGACGGTCACGCTCAATTTCGACAATACGACTGTCTTCAACATCACGACGAATTCCAGCGCTTCGCTCGCCGACCGCGGCATGGTCGCAGCGAATTTTTCGAATACGGAAAATCCAGCGGTCAATAATGTCGTGCTCAACAACGCGGGATCGATCGGCCTTACGACCTCGCAGATCTCATCGAGCCGGTTGGAAACGATCGTAGCCGACAGTCAAGTCAATACCTTTACCGTCAACAATACGGGCACTATTTCCGTCACACAGAATTTCTTCGGGACCTTCAACACCTCCAATTTGTCGGTGACGTCGAGCGGTTCGCCTGCGACCTATGCAGCGAAATACAGCGGCGCCACGCTAAACGACATGGCGGCGCTCTACAGCGATGATAATACCAGCGAATTCGTGATCAATAACGCAGCCTCGGGCCAGCTGCTCGCAACGGGCAATTACGCCACGGTCTATTACGGCCGTGCCGATACGACGATCACCAATTCGGGAACGATCGCCAATACGTCCTGGACGCCGAGCGACACGATCGGAACCGGCCATTGGGCCATCGCCACCTGGGCTGGCACCGATTACGTAACCGCGCCCAACACGAACCCGGACAGCACCGTCGTTCTCTTGAACAGCGATGGAAGCGTCACGATCCAGGATACGTCCGCGACGACCATCACGAACAATAAAACCGGCGTCATCAAGGGCGACATTCTCGCGCTCGACATCACGCCTACGGTCTACGCGGCAGGCATCGCGAGCGGCGCGACTTTCCCGCTCGCGATCAGCGGCAGCAATGCCGGTCCGCGCGACACCAATATCCAAAACTTCGGCGAGATCGACGGCAATTTTTATCTCGGCTCGGGCACTCATGTCATCGACAATGCGCAGGGCGCCACGATCAACGGCAATTTCAATGTCGACCAGCGCGCCAGTCAGGCGTCCTTTGCGACGCCGAACGCGGGCAGCGCCGCAGGAACCTACCTCAGCCAAGGAGGGACCGATTTCAACGGCAATGCCTGTCCGACGGCCGGCCAGGACACAACGAATCCAGGCTGCGCGGGGACGCATAATGTGCTCGCAACCTTCGTCGGCGGGCAATCCTTTACCTTGACCAATGAAGGCACGCTGAACGGCGACATTATAATCAATGATCAGCCAACCTCGGTGAATTCCATCACGCTGACGGACACCGGGTTCAGCGGCAATATCATCGCGCTGAACGGTACCGGCTCCAATTCGCTTGTCTTGAGTGGCGTGAGCAATCTCGCCAGCGTCAATAATTTCAGCTTCCTCGATCTGACCACCTCGCAGGTGACCGTCACCCCGAACGCGACCACCGTCACGCAAGGTGTTTCGCTTGTCGACGGCGCCACTTTGGGAACGACGATCTTCGGCGCGGGCGGCACGACCGCGGCGCCCTCGACCAATCTCGGGTCGCTGGCCTTTGTCGGAGGCAACGCCTCCAACACGCTCACCTTGCAAGGCGCGACGACGATTGTCCCGACCTTCGCGGGCATAGCGCGCAACGGTGACGTCTATCAACTCGCGTCCTCCGTCGATTCCGCCGGGCCGATCACTGTGCAGAACACGAGCGCCTTGGTGAACATGAGGGCAGACACATCGACCGGCGCCCTGCTGCTCGACGCCTCGGTCATGAATCCCGCTGCCGTGCCCGGCATTTCCAAAGCGGGTGGCGCGACGCTGGCCAATCTCTTGGGCTCTTCCGGCAGCAATCCGGCCTTGCAGGCGCTCGGCGGCGCGGTCGAAAGCCTCACCTCGCTGAATGATGTCCGCAACGCCGGCGAACAATTGCGTCCGGATGTCAGCGGTGCCACGATCCAGGTGCCGATCGACATTACCTATGCGTTTCAATCGCAGATCGGCAGCCGTCTCGATTCGCTCTTCTTCGGCGCGCTCGCGGCGCAGCAGGGCCGTTCGGCCGATTATTCGCCGCCGCGCGCGCCGGTGATCATCGAGCCTTACAATGGCGTATGGGTGAACGGCCTCGGCGCGAACACGCAGCAGCACACGGTCGATGCTGTCGCCGGATATAGGGCGGATACGGGCGGCTTCATTGCCGGCTATGACAGGCTTTTCCAAAACACCATCCGGCTTGGGGGTGCCTTCGGCTATGCGACCAGTGAAATCAACAATAGTGTATTGCTCGGCAACCGCGAGTCCCTGCAAACCTATCAGGGGCTGGTCTACGGCCAGCTCGTGCTGCCGCAGGGCTATGTCAACGGTTCCTTCGGTGTGGGCAACTTGGAATATAACACGAAGAGAACCATCAATTTCCCCGGCTTCGCCGATGTGGCCTCAGCCTCCTATGGCGGTATGATCTATTCGGGACGGCTCGATGCCGGCTATCCGGTGGTCACCTCGCTCGGCATTTTCGTTCCCGTCGCCGCGGTCACTTATGCGCATGTCGATCAGGACGCCTACACGGAATTGAGCGCTGCAGGCTCTGGCCTCACGATCGCCAAGCAATCGACGGACTCCGTCCGCTCGGGCCTTGGCCTCAAGGCGATCTTTCCTTTCTATGCTTCGGCGACGTTCGGCGCCGCGCTCGAGACCCGCGCCGTCTGGCAGCATGAATTCGAAAATACGGCGCAGAGCATCTCGGCTGGATTTGTCGGCGGCGACGGCAGCTTCCTTACCACCGGACCGACGCCGACCCGCGACATGGCCGATCTCGGCGCGGCCTTGCGCCTGTCTCTGCCCCGCATCGGCGACTCTCTCTCGGTAAGCTACAATGCGATCGTGCGGCAGAGCTATGTCGAACAAGTGGGGATGCTGCGCGCCAGAGTGGATTTCTGA
- a CDS encoding type 1 glutamine amidotransferase domain-containing protein — protein sequence MPNIRDARFLILAANGFEQSELMTPRDELRKAGAKVDVATPDGKKIRGWKMTDWGDMVDADLKIADAKPADYDMLVLPGGQINPDLLRVNPDAMKIVRTFVESGKPIAAICHGPWLLVEADALRGKTVTSYKSIKTDVKNAGANWVDQDVVFDGGIITSRNPDDLKAFVGKIKEVVESGQSPQRRVA from the coding sequence ATGCCGAATATCCGTGACGCACGTTTTCTCATCCTCGCCGCCAATGGCTTCGAACAAAGCGAATTGATGACCCCGCGCGACGAATTGCGCAAGGCTGGCGCGAAAGTCGATGTCGCAACGCCTGACGGCAAGAAGATCCGCGGCTGGAAGATGACGGACTGGGGCGATATGGTGGACGCCGATCTCAAGATCGCCGATGCGAAGCCCGCCGATTACGACATGCTGGTTCTGCCCGGCGGGCAGATCAACCCGGATCTTTTGCGCGTCAATCCCGACGCGATGAAGATCGTGCGCACCTTCGTCGAAAGCGGCAAGCCGATCGCCGCCATCTGCCACGGGCCTTGGCTGCTCGTCGAAGCCGATGCTTTGCGCGGTAAGACGGTCACGTCCTATAAATCGATCAAAACCGACGTCAAAAACGCCGGCGCGAATTGGGTCGATCAAGACGTTGTCTTCGATGGCGGCATCATCACCAGCCGCAATCCGGACGATCTCAAGGCCTTCGTCGGCAAGATCAAGGAAGTGGTCGAGAGCGGGCAATCCCCGCAACGCCGCGTCGCCTAA
- a CDS encoding UdgX family uracil-DNA binding protein (This protein belongs to the uracil DNA glycosylase superfamily, members of which act in excision repair of DNA. However, it belongs more specifically to UdgX branch, whose founding member was found to bind uracil in DNA (where it does not belong), without cleaving it, appears to promote DNA repair by a pathway involving RecA, rather than base excision.), translating to MKTNAALTQLAAEAAGCERCPLYKDATQTVFGEGPASASIMMVGEQPGDQEDRTGHPFVGPAGQILDRALGEAGLARETIYVTNVLKHFKHEMRGKRRLHKRPNQDEIKKCRWWLDKEIAIVQLKLIVALGVTAAQALTGRKLTLTRERGKTLDLWDGQQGMLTVHPSSILRMPDESARHEAFAGLVADLARVSEIAG from the coding sequence GTGAAGACCAACGCAGCTTTGACGCAGCTCGCCGCGGAGGCGGCGGGCTGCGAGCGTTGCCCGCTTTATAAAGATGCCACACAAACGGTTTTCGGCGAAGGTCCGGCATCGGCATCGATCATGATGGTCGGCGAACAGCCGGGCGATCAGGAAGACCGCACTGGGCATCCTTTTGTCGGGCCCGCCGGTCAAATCCTCGACCGTGCGCTCGGCGAAGCAGGCCTTGCACGCGAGACGATCTATGTCACCAATGTCTTGAAGCACTTCAAGCACGAAATGCGCGGCAAACGCCGACTGCACAAACGGCCAAACCAGGACGAGATCAAGAAATGCCGCTGGTGGCTCGACAAGGAAATCGCCATCGTCCAGCTGAAATTGATTGTCGCGCTCGGCGTAACGGCCGCGCAGGCCTTGACCGGCCGCAAGCTGACGCTGACACGCGAACGCGGCAAGACTTTGGATCTCTGGGACGGCCAACAAGGCATGCTGACCGTGCATCCCTCATCGATCCTTCGAATGCCGGACGAGAGCGCGCGGCACGAGGCTTTTGCGGGACTCGTCGCCGATCTTGCGCGGGTCTCCGAGATTGCCGGGTAG
- a CDS encoding pyridoxamine 5'-phosphate oxidase family protein, whose amino-acid sequence METIRTYPRQVYPSDVAFTPTVKSVQTRKGTRHGYEAMETMRGWETSITPDLADFIADQTSVFLATANDEEQPYIQHRGGPPGFLRVLDDKTIAFADFAGNGQYITQGNLSDNAKAFLFLIDYEHRRRVKIWGEARVVENDPALMSKLMPRGYRARPEQVILFTVGAWDTNCPQHIPQLLAATDVAAALAERDKRIEALEAEVRQLREAAKVSA is encoded by the coding sequence ATGGAAACAATTCGGACCTATCCAAGGCAAGTCTACCCGAGCGACGTCGCTTTCACGCCTACCGTCAAATCGGTGCAGACCCGAAAGGGCACGCGTCACGGTTACGAGGCCATGGAAACAATGCGAGGCTGGGAGACCAGCATTACGCCGGATCTCGCCGACTTCATCGCCGATCAGACGAGCGTTTTTCTCGCCACGGCAAATGATGAAGAGCAGCCCTATATTCAGCATCGCGGCGGGCCGCCCGGTTTCCTGCGCGTGCTCGACGACAAAACGATCGCCTTTGCCGATTTCGCCGGCAACGGGCAATATATCACGCAGGGCAATCTCTCAGACAATGCGAAGGCGTTTCTGTTTCTGATCGATTATGAACATCGCCGCCGCGTCAAAATCTGGGGCGAGGCGCGTGTCGTCGAAAACGATCCCGCGCTTATGTCAAAGCTCATGCCGCGCGGCTACAGAGCCCGCCCCGAGCAAGTGATCCTGTTCACGGTCGGTGCCTGGGACACGAATTGTCCGCAGCATATTCCGCAGCTTCTCGCGGCGACCGATGTTGCCGCGGCGCTTGCGGAACGTGACAAGCGCATCGAAGCGCTCGAAGCGGAGGTGAGGCAGTTGCGCGAAGCCGCCAAAGTTTCGGCCTGA
- a CDS encoding DUF2188 domain-containing protein, whose amino-acid sequence MTHVHYHIVQHAEGWAYKLGDVFSETFPSHEAALNAARAVAARQEIGGTTQVITYEDKDGVWHEEIASGGDRPEADVIDTP is encoded by the coding sequence ATGACACATGTCCACTATCACATCGTCCAACATGCCGAAGGCTGGGCCTATAAACTCGGCGATGTCTTCTCGGAAACCTTCCCATCGCATGAGGCGGCGTTGAACGCCGCGCGCGCCGTGGCGGCCCGCCAGGAGATCGGTGGCACGACGCAAGTCATCACCTATGAAGACAAAGACGGTGTGTGGCACGAGGAAATTGCCTCGGGCGGAGACCGGCCGGAAGCCGACGTGATCGATACGCCTTAA
- a CDS encoding Ku protein encodes MAQRSFWKGYLKLSLVTCPVAMMPATSDSEKIRFHTLNRATGNRIEARYVDAETGEPVEDDDEVKGYQQDAEHYVMLEDDELRAVALESTRTIDIDMFVPKDSISWLWYDKPHYLVPDDPVGEEAFTVIREAMAATGMVGLSRLVLYRRERAVMLQPRDRGIVLWTLRYGDEVRDPENYFADIKPEKVEPELLSLVTALIDKRTQDWSPELVRDPVQENLQAIIAAKKKGKAAPKKKAKEPVPASNIINIMDALKKSMAAEKAKRH; translated from the coding sequence GTGGCGCAGCGCAGCTTCTGGAAAGGCTATCTGAAGCTGTCGCTGGTCACCTGTCCGGTCGCCATGATGCCTGCGACTTCCGACTCGGAGAAGATCCGCTTCCACACGTTGAACCGCGCGACCGGCAATCGGATCGAGGCGCGTTATGTGGACGCTGAGACAGGCGAGCCGGTCGAAGACGACGACGAGGTCAAGGGCTACCAGCAAGACGCCGAGCATTACGTGATGCTCGAAGATGACGAGCTGCGCGCCGTCGCGCTTGAAAGCACCCGCACCATCGATATCGACATGTTCGTGCCGAAGGATTCGATCTCCTGGCTTTGGTACGACAAGCCGCATTATCTCGTGCCGGACGATCCTGTCGGCGAGGAGGCTTTCACGGTGATCCGCGAGGCGATGGCTGCGACCGGCATGGTTGGTCTGTCGCGCCTTGTGCTCTACCGGCGCGAGCGCGCGGTGATGCTGCAGCCGCGCGACCGGGGCATCGTTCTATGGACTTTGCGCTATGGCGACGAGGTCCGTGACCCCGAAAATTATTTCGCCGATATCAAGCCCGAAAAAGTCGAGCCTGAACTTCTGTCGCTGGTGACGGCTCTGATCGACAAACGTACGCAAGATTGGAGCCCGGAATTGGTCCGCGATCCGGTGCAGGAAAATCTGCAAGCCATCATCGCGGCGAAAAAGAAAGGCAAAGCGGCGCCGAAGAAAAAGGCCAAGGAGCCGGTGCCCGCGAGCAATATCATCAACATCATGGATGCTTTGAAGAAAAGCATGGCGGCCGAAAAGGCGAAGCGGCATTAG